A window of the Microbacterium sp. AZCO genome harbors these coding sequences:
- the cobA gene encoding uroporphyrinogen-III C-methyltransferase, translating into MTLRQAQGRPAAGKVWLVGAGPGDPGLLTVRGLRALESADVIVADRLGARAVLDGLAAEGVELCAEVVDVGKLPGHHAVPQDAINALLVQLARDGKTVVRLKGGDPYVFGRGSEELAFCRAAGVEVEVVSGVTSALSVPAIAGIPLTHRGLATAFTVVTGHDQIRELGGGRDHTVVLLMGVGTLAHAAMTLARGERGAGCPVAIVEDGFGAGQRVTVGTLATIAQQAAERGVRSPAVVVVGDVVSLSPYAPSELAASITPAEPILKGNPL; encoded by the coding sequence ATGACCCTTCGACAAGCTCAGGGCAGGCCCGCGGCCGGCAAGGTGTGGCTCGTCGGCGCGGGCCCGGGCGACCCGGGCCTGCTCACGGTCCGCGGCCTGCGCGCGCTCGAGTCCGCCGACGTCATCGTCGCCGACCGGCTCGGCGCGCGCGCCGTGCTCGACGGCCTCGCGGCCGAGGGCGTGGAGCTCTGCGCCGAGGTCGTCGACGTCGGCAAGCTGCCCGGCCACCACGCCGTCCCGCAGGACGCCATCAACGCGCTCCTCGTCCAGCTCGCCCGCGACGGCAAGACCGTCGTCCGCCTCAAGGGCGGCGACCCGTACGTCTTCGGCCGCGGCAGCGAAGAACTCGCGTTCTGCCGTGCGGCGGGGGTCGAGGTCGAGGTCGTGTCGGGCGTGACGAGCGCCCTCTCGGTGCCCGCGATCGCCGGCATCCCGCTCACGCATCGCGGCCTCGCGACCGCCTTCACGGTCGTCACGGGGCACGACCAGATCCGTGAGCTCGGCGGCGGGCGCGACCACACCGTCGTGCTCCTCATGGGCGTCGGCACCCTCGCCCACGCTGCCATGACCCTCGCTCGCGGCGAGCGCGGCGCCGGCTGCCCCGTCGCGATCGTCGAGGACGGCTTCGGCGCCGGTCAGCGCGTGACGGTCGGCACGCTCGCCACGATCGCGCAGCAGGCCGCCGAGCGCGGCGTCCGCTCCCCCGCCGTCGTCGTGGTCGGCGACGTCGTCTCCCTCAGCCCGTACGCACCCTCCGAGCTCGCGGCATCCATCACGCCCGCCGAGCCCATCCTGAAAGGCAACCCGCTGTGA
- a CDS encoding FAD-dependent oxidoreductase produces MTVQNTSALQLRVAIVGSGPAGIYAGNILTNAVQAQGGTVAIDLFESLPAPYGLIRYGVAPDHPRIKGIVNSLHEMLDAGTTRFIGNVEVGRDIALEELHERYDAVILATGAIRDAALGIPGIDLPRSYGAADFVAWFDGHPDVPREWPLAEREVAVIGNGNVALDVARILAKHAVDLRPTEIADNVLAGLEASAVTDVHVFGRRGPLDVKFTPIELRELGEVRDVDIVLADEDFEALDAAPLPNNQLKVIKRIFESWRARGTQGASRRLHLHFFHAPVEVLGDEEQGVTGVRFERTAPIGDNAVIGTGELRDIPVQAVYRAVGYYGTPVIGAPFDEVRGVVPNVEGRVTDGDSPVTGLYATGWIKRGPVGLIGHTKSDAMETVAHLVADAEAGRLVAPIVDGDVLDLLAEREVEYTTWDGWLALDAHERELGATHEHTRERVKVVPRDEQVQISRAGSLTLS; encoded by the coding sequence GTGACCGTGCAGAACACCTCGGCCCTCCAGCTCCGCGTCGCGATCGTCGGCTCGGGTCCCGCCGGCATCTACGCCGGCAACATCCTCACCAACGCCGTGCAGGCCCAGGGCGGCACCGTGGCGATCGACCTCTTCGAGTCGCTCCCCGCGCCCTACGGCCTCATCCGCTACGGCGTCGCACCCGACCACCCGCGCATCAAGGGCATCGTCAACTCGCTGCACGAGATGCTGGATGCCGGCACAACCCGCTTCATCGGCAACGTCGAGGTGGGCCGCGACATCGCCCTGGAAGAGCTGCACGAGCGCTACGACGCCGTGATCCTCGCGACCGGCGCGATCCGCGACGCCGCGCTCGGCATCCCGGGCATCGACCTCCCCCGCTCGTACGGCGCCGCCGACTTCGTCGCGTGGTTCGACGGCCACCCCGACGTGCCGCGCGAGTGGCCGCTCGCCGAGCGCGAGGTCGCCGTCATCGGCAACGGGAACGTCGCCCTCGACGTGGCCCGCATCCTCGCCAAGCACGCCGTGGACCTCCGCCCCACCGAGATCGCCGACAACGTGCTCGCGGGGCTCGAGGCCTCCGCCGTCACCGATGTGCACGTGTTCGGGCGGCGCGGTCCTCTCGACGTGAAGTTCACGCCCATCGAGCTGCGCGAGCTCGGCGAGGTGCGCGACGTCGACATCGTGCTGGCCGACGAGGACTTCGAGGCGCTGGATGCCGCGCCCCTGCCGAACAACCAGCTCAAGGTCATCAAGCGCATCTTCGAGTCGTGGCGCGCCCGCGGCACCCAGGGCGCTTCGCGCCGCCTGCACCTGCACTTCTTCCACGCGCCCGTCGAGGTGCTCGGCGACGAGGAGCAGGGTGTCACGGGCGTGCGATTCGAGCGCACAGCGCCGATCGGCGACAATGCCGTGATCGGCACCGGCGAGCTGCGCGACATCCCCGTCCAGGCCGTGTACCGCGCCGTCGGCTACTACGGCACGCCCGTCATCGGCGCACCGTTCGACGAGGTGCGCGGCGTCGTGCCGAACGTCGAGGGACGCGTGACCGACGGCGACAGCCCGGTGACGGGCCTCTACGCGACGGGCTGGATCAAGCGCGGCCCGGTCGGGCTCATCGGCCACACGAAGTCCGACGCGATGGAGACCGTCGCGCACCTCGTCGCCGACGCCGAGGCGGGGCGTCTTGTCGCCCCCATCGTCGACGGGGACGTGCTCGACCTCCTCGCCGAGCGCGAGGTGGAGTACACGACGTGGGACGGCTGGCTCGCCCTCGACGCGCACGAGCGGGAACTCGGCGCGACGCACGAGCACACGCGCGAGCGCGTCAAGGTCGTGCCTCGCGACGAGCAGGTGCAGATCTCGCGCGCGGGGAGCCTGACGCTGTCATGA
- the fdxA gene encoding ferredoxin yields the protein MTYVIALPCVDVKDRACIDECPVDCIYEGERSLYIHPDECVDCGACEPVCPVEAIYYEDDLPDEWQDYYKANVEFFDDIGSPGGAAKVGVIHKDHPIIAELPPQGDGHD from the coding sequence ATGACGTACGTCATCGCGCTGCCGTGCGTCGACGTCAAGGACCGCGCGTGCATCGACGAGTGCCCGGTCGACTGCATCTACGAGGGTGAACGCAGCCTGTACATCCACCCGGACGAGTGCGTGGACTGCGGCGCCTGCGAGCCCGTGTGCCCCGTCGAGGCGATCTACTACGAGGACGACCTGCCCGACGAGTGGCAGGACTACTACAAGGCCAACGTCGAGTTCTTCGACGACATCGGCTCGCCCGGCGGCGCGGCCAAGGTCGGCGTGATCCACAAGGACCACCCGATCATCGCGGAGCTGCCCCCGCAGGGAGACGGCCATGACTGA
- a CDS encoding NAD(P)/FAD-dependent oxidoreductase, with protein MTEPTTQTEVDVVIIGGGPAGLSAALNLGRARASVVVIDAGRPRNAATLRSHGFLTRDGVPPLELRKLARAELSAYPDVRVFDRTVATAVVRSDGADGLRFLVALEGRAAGTPAAIAARSVIVATGLRETLPSIPSLRAFYGMTIFSCAACDAWELQDRPLALIGETPDLATRARLIARWTDRLTVFTNGRDVVDTVEEAELAASGIVVERRRIDDLEGDKGTVSAVRLADGERVEIDGGFVRPEWHPSLDYLSRVEVERDADGHLVVDGSGRTSVPGLYAAGDAAAPGPQQLIVAAGQGARAAAVLVHDLVGVQTAH; from the coding sequence ATGACTGAACCGACCACGCAGACCGAGGTGGACGTCGTCATCATCGGGGGCGGGCCCGCGGGCCTGTCGGCCGCGCTCAACCTCGGACGGGCGCGCGCCTCCGTCGTCGTGATCGACGCGGGGCGCCCCCGCAACGCCGCGACCCTGCGCTCGCACGGCTTCCTCACGCGCGACGGGGTGCCGCCCCTCGAGCTGCGCAAGCTCGCGCGAGCGGAGCTCTCGGCCTATCCCGACGTGCGCGTCTTCGATCGCACGGTCGCCACGGCCGTCGTCCGCAGCGACGGCGCCGACGGGCTCCGCTTCCTCGTCGCGCTGGAGGGGCGGGCGGCCGGCACCCCGGCCGCGATCGCGGCCCGCTCGGTGATCGTCGCGACGGGCCTGCGCGAAACGCTCCCCTCGATCCCGAGCCTGCGTGCGTTCTACGGCATGACGATCTTCAGCTGTGCGGCGTGCGACGCGTGGGAGCTGCAGGACCGGCCGCTCGCGCTCATCGGCGAGACCCCCGACCTCGCGACCCGCGCGCGACTCATCGCACGCTGGACCGACCGGCTCACGGTCTTCACGAACGGGCGAGACGTCGTCGACACGGTCGAAGAGGCCGAGCTCGCGGCATCCGGCATCGTCGTCGAGCGCCGTCGGATCGACGACCTCGAGGGCGACAAGGGCACGGTGTCGGCCGTGCGCCTCGCCGACGGCGAGCGCGTCGAGATCGACGGCGGCTTCGTGCGCCCGGAGTGGCATCCCTCCCTCGACTACCTCTCGCGCGTCGAGGTCGAGCGCGACGCCGACGGGCACCTCGTCGTCGACGGCTCGGGACGCACGTCCGTCCCGGGCCTGTATGCGGCGGGGGATGCCGCGGCCCCGGGCCCGCAGCAGCTCATCGTCGCCGCCGGCCAGGGCGCCCGCGCCGCCGCCGTGCTCGTCCACGACCTCGTCGGGGTGCAGACCGCGCACTGA
- a CDS encoding TetR/AcrR family transcriptional regulator — protein MSDTVIDRRRARGDASRRVILERATDLASVEGLDGLTIGRLAESAGMSKSSIATLFRGKEGLQLAAVDAAAQIFRENVVEPARTHPRGVARLAVLLRSALDYSRRRVFTGGCFFAATAADMDSKPGPVRDAVRAWLRDWYGYLEAQVRHASEAGEITADAATVRRLAFELIALDNEANARSLLTGDDAVYDIAATSMRERLIAVGANADDLAPLAVAVSEPVEEPGSIRG, from the coding sequence ATGTCCGACACCGTGATCGACCGGCGCCGCGCACGAGGAGACGCGTCGCGGCGGGTCATCCTCGAGCGCGCGACCGACCTCGCCTCGGTCGAGGGACTCGACGGGCTCACGATCGGCCGGCTGGCCGAATCCGCGGGCATGAGCAAGAGCAGCATCGCGACCCTCTTCCGAGGCAAGGAGGGCCTGCAGCTCGCGGCCGTCGACGCGGCGGCGCAGATCTTCCGCGAGAACGTCGTCGAGCCCGCGCGCACGCACCCGCGGGGGGTCGCCCGCCTCGCGGTGCTGCTGCGCAGCGCGCTCGACTACTCGCGCAGGCGGGTCTTCACGGGGGGCTGCTTCTTCGCCGCGACGGCCGCCGACATGGACTCCAAGCCCGGGCCGGTGCGGGATGCCGTGCGCGCGTGGCTGCGCGATTGGTACGGCTACCTCGAGGCGCAGGTGCGGCACGCGTCGGAGGCGGGGGAGATCACGGCGGATGCCGCGACCGTGCGCCGACTTGCCTTCGAGCTCATCGCCCTCGACAACGAAGCCAACGCCCGCTCCCTCCTCACGGGCGACGACGCCGTGTACGACATCGCCGCGACGTCGATGCGCGAGCGGCTGATCGCGGTCGGCGCCAACGCGGACGACCTGGCGCCGCTTGCGGTCGCGGTCTCCGAGCCTGTCGAGGAGCCGGGGTCGATCAGGGGGTGA
- a CDS encoding alpha/beta fold hydrolase, whose amino-acid sequence MNPNRTRTLFRAATSLSPELAGRLALRAFFVTQPRLPLSERDAATDAAARRGALRMRGKDVATYSWGSGDDTVLLVHGWRGRASQFAPLVRELVAEGFHVVALDAPAHGASPSSPTDIRDWIAAIDGLQRRHGRFRLIVGHSFGALATLTAVRAGTTTARVAAIAGAGTPQVFIDQFSAMLGLTPRAKTAFEERFFARFGEDAASMRRRYDALENPLPATVELLAVHDDTDRQVPPAASADLAAAHAGRARLVRTHGLGHSRVLAADPVLDAVTAFAVGGLARVDERTAAARD is encoded by the coding sequence ATGAACCCGAACCGCACCCGCACGCTGTTCCGCGCGGCGACGAGCCTCTCCCCCGAGCTCGCCGGGCGCCTCGCCCTGCGCGCCTTCTTCGTGACGCAGCCGAGGCTTCCCCTGAGCGAACGGGATGCCGCGACCGACGCCGCCGCACGGCGCGGCGCCCTGCGTATGAGAGGGAAGGACGTCGCCACCTACTCCTGGGGCTCGGGCGACGACACCGTGCTCCTCGTGCACGGCTGGCGCGGGCGGGCGTCGCAGTTCGCACCGCTCGTGCGCGAGCTCGTCGCCGAGGGCTTCCACGTCGTCGCGCTCGACGCGCCCGCACACGGGGCATCCCCCTCCTCGCCGACGGACATCAGGGACTGGATCGCGGCGATCGACGGGCTGCAGCGCCGGCACGGCCGCTTCCGTCTCATCGTCGGCCACTCCTTCGGAGCCCTCGCGACGCTCACGGCCGTACGCGCCGGCACGACCACCGCCCGCGTCGCCGCCATCGCGGGCGCGGGTACGCCGCAGGTCTTCATCGACCAGTTCTCAGCGATGCTCGGCCTGACGCCGCGCGCGAAGACCGCCTTCGAAGAACGCTTCTTCGCGAGGTTCGGAGAGGATGCGGCATCCATGCGCCGTCGCTACGACGCCCTCGAGAACCCCCTGCCCGCGACCGTCGAGCTGCTCGCCGTGCACGACGACACCGACCGGCAGGTGCCGCCCGCGGCGAGCGCCGATCTCGCGGCCGCCCACGCCGGCCGCGCCCGGCTGGTGCGCACGCACGGCCTGGGGCACAGCCGCGTGCTGGCAGCCGACCCCGTCCTCGACGCCGTCACCGCTTTCGCGGTCGGCGGCCTCGCGCGCGTCGACGAGAGGACCGCCGCGGCGCGTGACTGA
- a CDS encoding TasA family protein, whose amino-acid sequence MSTTPPKAPAGKAVLSRKRILIPLAGLLVASAIAVGSGADFVANSVNSANAFTTGTLQQTNSRGTGAIFNLSDLKPGDTVVGKVTITNSGTLPANIKLSENAVNGFTTKSNLTLTITAAGSTTPVWSGTFGALTGAAPVDLGAFAKGEAREYTFAVTLAQTAGNDEQGKTASASYTWSSTQTAATTYNQ is encoded by the coding sequence ATGAGCACCACCCCGCCCAAGGCTCCGGCCGGCAAGGCCGTCCTTTCGCGCAAGCGCATCCTCATCCCGCTCGCGGGCCTGCTCGTCGCCTCGGCGATCGCGGTCGGCTCGGGTGCCGACTTCGTCGCGAACTCGGTCAACTCGGCCAACGCGTTCACGACCGGCACGCTGCAGCAGACGAACTCGCGCGGCACCGGAGCGATCTTCAACCTCTCCGACCTCAAGCCGGGCGACACCGTCGTCGGCAAGGTCACGATCACGAACTCCGGCACGCTTCCCGCCAACATCAAGCTGAGCGAGAACGCCGTCAACGGCTTCACGACCAAGTCGAACCTCACGCTCACCATCACCGCGGCCGGCTCCACCACCCCCGTGTGGTCGGGCACGTTCGGTGCGCTGACGGGCGCCGCTCCCGTCGACCTCGGCGCTTTCGCCAAGGGCGAGGCGCGCGAGTACACGTTCGCCGTCACGCTGGCGCAGACCGCCGGCAACGACGAGCAGGGCAAGACCGCGTCGGCGTCGTACACGTGGAGCTCCACGCAGACCGCCGCCACGACGTACAACCAGTAA
- a CDS encoding signal peptidase I, with product MSAATTMKALGGTTVVIASVIALAVAALMFVPGLLGFDRYVITGGSMSGTFERGSLVLERQVPVADLRVGDVITYLPPADSGVTELVTHRIISIEQSADGSGLLVFHTKGDANASADPWTFTLADTVQPRVEGWIPAVGWIFIALSARGIRMLAIGVPAAFIALLFLRDLVRAARRKDESPADASDSLGAARPGEHPSPALPAAP from the coding sequence ATGAGCGCCGCGACAACGATGAAGGCACTGGGGGGCACGACGGTTGTCATCGCATCCGTCATCGCCTTGGCCGTCGCGGCGCTCATGTTCGTACCGGGTCTTCTCGGCTTCGACCGCTACGTCATCACGGGCGGATCGATGTCGGGCACCTTCGAGCGCGGATCTCTCGTGCTCGAACGCCAGGTGCCCGTCGCCGACCTCCGGGTCGGTGACGTGATCACCTACCTCCCGCCCGCGGATTCCGGGGTCACCGAGCTCGTGACCCACCGCATCATCTCGATCGAGCAGAGCGCCGATGGCAGCGGCCTGCTCGTCTTCCACACCAAGGGCGACGCCAATGCGAGCGCCGACCCCTGGACCTTCACGCTCGCGGACACCGTCCAGCCGCGGGTCGAAGGGTGGATCCCTGCCGTGGGGTGGATCTTCATCGCCCTGTCGGCGAGGGGGATCAGGATGCTGGCGATCGGTGTTCCAGCCGCCTTCATCGCACTGCTGTTCCTCCGCGACCTCGTTCGCGCCGCCCGCCGGAAGGACGAGTCCCCCGCGGACGCGTCGGATTCCCTCGGGGCGGCGCGTCCGGGGGAGCATCCCTCGCCGGCTCTCCCGGCCGCGCCCTGA
- a CDS encoding Ig-like domain-containing protein, giving the protein MNAAALRTAVLGVLAFALVAGITTLAPGMSSATYTAQTANAANSVGAAADWTPPTVSVTAPAAPLRDIATVTATASDAESGIRQVVLQVQAAGASTWTTLCTATASPYTCTWDTRAVADGWYSLRAIATDKSGYSTTSAIVAATVGNTIGVVLADPGDTVAGTVALSTTLQNTGAGPYAVRVEYSVAGSNTWVTLCSGIAAPYDCSWNTRTTTLKGTDSYDLRSAATYNGVTTYSAVVADVLVDNGAPTATMADPGTPLSGTVTLSATASDALSGVAKVVIQYAPNGSSTWVDACTLTATPYSCRFATTALPAGFYSFRALATDQAGNVGTPSVVSGRQVDNSVASVSMEDPGAFLTGTVTLTSTASTSAGIANVAIQMAPNGSSAFTTICTVTASPFTCAWNSKSVADGLYDFRAVMTDRTGVTKTSAVMASRRVDNRAVRGVDVQTANGTGTPGRLDAGDTVTFTYSTQMSPASILAGWSGAGTAVTLRLRDGGLLGLGSADDTLDVQSGSASVNLGSVDLRGDYLKNNKTSTFTATMTATSATVNGLPVTVVQLSVGTLISGGALRTAPASAAASMVWTPSNLAKDLGATTSSNAPVTESGALDREF; this is encoded by the coding sequence ATGAACGCCGCCGCCCTGCGCACCGCGGTGCTCGGCGTGCTCGCGTTCGCGCTCGTCGCCGGGATCACGACGCTCGCCCCCGGCATGTCATCGGCGACCTACACGGCCCAGACCGCGAACGCCGCGAACAGCGTCGGGGCTGCCGCCGACTGGACCCCGCCCACTGTGAGCGTCACCGCCCCCGCGGCGCCGCTGCGCGACATCGCCACCGTCACGGCCACGGCGTCCGACGCCGAGAGCGGCATCCGCCAGGTCGTGCTGCAGGTGCAGGCGGCGGGTGCATCGACGTGGACGACGCTCTGCACAGCGACCGCGAGCCCGTACACGTGCACGTGGGACACCCGCGCCGTGGCCGACGGCTGGTACAGCCTTCGGGCGATCGCCACCGACAAGTCCGGCTACTCGACCACGTCCGCGATCGTGGCCGCGACCGTCGGGAACACGATCGGCGTGGTGCTCGCCGACCCGGGCGACACCGTCGCTGGCACCGTCGCGCTCTCGACGACCCTGCAGAATACGGGCGCCGGCCCCTACGCCGTGCGAGTCGAGTACTCCGTGGCGGGATCCAACACGTGGGTCACCCTCTGCTCGGGCATCGCCGCGCCCTACGACTGCTCGTGGAACACCAGGACCACCACGCTCAAGGGCACCGACTCCTACGACCTCCGCTCGGCGGCGACGTACAACGGCGTCACCACCTACTCGGCTGTCGTCGCCGACGTGCTCGTCGACAACGGCGCCCCCACCGCGACCATGGCCGACCCGGGCACGCCGCTGAGCGGCACCGTCACGCTCTCCGCCACCGCCTCGGACGCGCTCTCGGGCGTCGCGAAGGTCGTCATCCAGTACGCGCCGAACGGCTCGAGCACCTGGGTGGATGCCTGCACCCTCACGGCGACCCCGTACTCCTGCCGCTTCGCCACGACGGCGCTTCCGGCCGGCTTCTACTCCTTCCGCGCCCTCGCGACCGACCAGGCCGGCAACGTCGGCACCCCGAGCGTGGTCAGCGGACGCCAGGTCGACAACTCCGTCGCCTCGGTCTCGATGGAGGATCCCGGCGCCTTCCTCACCGGCACCGTGACTCTCACGTCCACGGCCAGCACGAGCGCCGGGATCGCCAACGTGGCGATACAGATGGCGCCGAACGGCAGCTCGGCCTTCACGACGATCTGCACGGTCACGGCATCCCCCTTCACCTGCGCCTGGAACAGCAAGTCGGTGGCCGACGGCCTCTACGACTTCCGCGCCGTCATGACCGACCGCACCGGTGTCACGAAGACCTCCGCCGTCATGGCGAGCCGCCGCGTCGACAACCGCGCGGTGCGCGGCGTGGATGTGCAGACGGCGAACGGCACCGGCACTCCGGGTCGCCTCGACGCGGGCGACACCGTCACCTTCACGTACAGCACGCAGATGAGCCCGGCGAGCATCCTCGCCGGCTGGAGCGGCGCGGGTACGGCGGTCACCCTCCGGCTCCGCGACGGGGGCCTGCTCGGCCTCGGAAGCGCGGACGACACTCTCGACGTCCAGAGCGGATCCGCCTCGGTGAACCTCGGATCCGTCGACCTCCGCGGCGACTACCTGAAGAACAACAAGACGTCGACCTTCACCGCCACCATGACCGCGACCTCCGCGACGGTGAACGGCCTGCCCGTCACGGTCGTGCAGCTCAGCGTCGGGACGCTCATCAGCGGCGGCGCCCTGCGCACGGCACCCGCCTCCGCGGCCGCCAGCATGGTGTGGACCCCGTCCAACCTCGCGAAGGACCTCGGCGCCACGACGTCGTCGAACGCCCCCGTCACCGAGTCGGGAGCACTGGACAGGGAGTTCTAG
- a CDS encoding response regulator transcription factor — protein MGQHILVVEDDDGIALPLVRTLTREGYDVERVAEGGAAVDRVLAGGFSLVVLDLGLPDMDGLDVCRRVRDEGFEGGIVILTARDGELDRVVGLDVGADDYIAKPFALAELLARLRALLRRSGTPHTVPAAAAPAAASGTPLSVDPDARRAFAGDREIQLSTKEFDLVAHLDKNRGNVVTRERLMDDVWDENWFGSTKTLDVTIARLRQKLEDSGADVRITTIRGIGFRLDDGAADA, from the coding sequence GTGGGGCAGCACATCCTTGTCGTCGAAGACGACGACGGCATCGCACTCCCCCTCGTCCGCACGCTCACGCGTGAGGGCTACGACGTCGAGCGCGTCGCGGAGGGCGGAGCCGCCGTCGACCGCGTGCTGGCCGGCGGCTTCTCGCTCGTCGTCCTCGACCTGGGCCTCCCCGACATGGACGGCCTCGACGTGTGCCGTCGTGTCCGCGACGAGGGGTTCGAGGGCGGCATCGTCATCCTGACGGCCCGTGACGGCGAACTCGACCGCGTCGTCGGGCTCGACGTCGGCGCCGACGACTACATCGCCAAGCCGTTCGCCCTCGCGGAGCTGCTCGCGCGCCTGCGCGCCCTGCTGCGACGCAGCGGCACGCCTCACACGGTGCCGGCCGCCGCGGCGCCGGCCGCGGCATCCGGAACCCCTCTCTCCGTCGACCCCGACGCGCGACGGGCCTTCGCGGGCGACCGCGAGATCCAGCTCAGCACGAAGGAGTTCGACCTCGTGGCGCACCTGGACAAGAACCGCGGCAACGTCGTGACCCGCGAGCGCCTCATGGACGACGTATGGGACGAGAACTGGTTCGGCTCGACCAAGACCCTCGACGTGACGATCGCCCGCCTGCGCCAGAAGCTCGAGGACTCGGGCGCCGATGTGCGGATCACGACGATCCGCGGCATCGGCTTCCGCCTCGACGACGGGGCGGCGGATGCGTGA
- a CDS encoding HAMP domain-containing sensor histidine kinase: protein MRERLVLAFVAMAVGIIALYGIPRAYIVADLIQTNEQRRVERSAELLAVLVEEREAHGIVTADFLEPLLETGERITYVGPDGVPVQVGAPAAEDDIVSTADVEGGGTVEFSRSGEVVAGRVQEAVMPVIILGVALMLVSAIVAVWLARRLSQPFVRLAGIARRIGEGSLDDDSPPARIPEARAIEDALRSSARTLEERIRREHEFAANASHQLRTPITALRLELEDVSLWPETAPAVREQLDHALREIDRLSDAIAHLLALARGGTPGADAWTALGPMLDQAGDRWRAQAVAQQRDIRVEAERVAATSVPAPATQILDVLIHNALRHGRGLVTVSGARANGYVTVRVSDEGPRPSGNAIFQRTPGQSTNGGEGIGLALSAELAEALGGHLLLESTPTTKFSLILPQRETL, encoded by the coding sequence ATGCGTGAACGCCTCGTCCTCGCGTTCGTGGCGATGGCGGTCGGCATCATCGCCCTCTATGGCATCCCCCGTGCCTACATCGTCGCCGATCTGATCCAGACGAACGAGCAGCGCCGCGTCGAGCGCTCCGCCGAGCTGCTCGCGGTGCTCGTGGAGGAGCGTGAGGCGCACGGCATCGTGACGGCCGACTTCCTCGAGCCGCTCCTCGAGACCGGGGAGCGCATCACGTATGTCGGCCCCGACGGCGTGCCCGTGCAGGTCGGCGCGCCCGCCGCCGAAGATGACATCGTCTCGACAGCCGACGTGGAGGGCGGCGGCACCGTCGAGTTCAGCCGCTCCGGCGAGGTCGTCGCGGGGCGGGTGCAGGAGGCGGTCATGCCGGTGATCATCCTCGGCGTCGCGCTCATGCTCGTCTCGGCGATCGTCGCGGTGTGGCTCGCGCGCCGGCTGTCGCAGCCGTTCGTGCGCCTCGCCGGCATCGCCCGCCGCATCGGAGAGGGCTCGCTCGACGACGACAGCCCCCCGGCCCGGATCCCCGAGGCGCGGGCGATCGAAGACGCGCTGCGCTCGAGCGCGAGGACGCTCGAGGAGCGCATCCGGCGCGAGCACGAGTTCGCGGCGAATGCGTCGCACCAGCTGCGCACGCCCATCACGGCGCTGCGGCTCGAGCTCGAGGACGTCTCGCTCTGGCCCGAGACGGCGCCCGCCGTGCGGGAGCAGCTCGACCACGCGCTGCGCGAGATCGACCGTCTCTCCGACGCGATCGCCCATCTCCTCGCGCTCGCGCGCGGAGGAACGCCGGGAGCCGACGCCTGGACCGCCCTCGGACCGATGCTCGATCAGGCGGGCGACCGGTGGCGTGCGCAGGCGGTGGCCCAGCAGCGCGACATCCGGGTCGAGGCCGAACGGGTCGCCGCCACGAGCGTGCCGGCCCCCGCGACGCAGATCCTCGACGTGCTCATCCACAACGCCCTGCGGCACGGGCGCGGGCTCGTGACGGTCTCGGGCGCGCGCGCCAACGGGTACGTCACGGTCCGCGTGTCCGACGAGGGTCCGCGGCCGAGCGGCAATGCGATCTTCCAGCGCACGCCGGGACAGAGCACGAACGGCGGCGAAGGCATCGGCCTCGCACTCTCGGCGGAGCTCGCGGAGGCGCTCGGCGGCCACCTCCTCCTGGAGTCCACGCCGACGACGAAGTTCTCGCTCATCCTGCCGCAGCGCGAGACGCTCTGA